The following proteins are encoded in a genomic region of Populus nigra chromosome 16, ddPopNigr1.1, whole genome shotgun sequence:
- the LOC133675504 gene encoding 14 kDa zinc-binding protein encodes MAAIGSFSLLRNCAVTTRAFSNVRVSPKATSSFNSIKFLHPHHSQRSLFCTNAIHDEEASAKAAAASADSGAPTIFDKIIAKEIPSSIVYEDEKVLAFRDINPQAPVHVLVIPKARDGLTTLGKAEARHGEVLGQLLYAARIVAEKEGILDGFRVVINNGPGACQSVYHLHLHVLGGRQMKWPPG; translated from the exons ATGGCTGCAATTGGGTCTTTCAGCCTGCTCAG GAATTGTGCAGTAACTACAAGGGCATTCTCAAATGTGAGAGTCTCACCAAAGGCAACCTCTAGTTTCAATTCAATTAAGTTCCTTCATCCTCACCATTCTCAAAG ATCTCTGTTTTGCACTAATGCTATACACGATGAAGAGGCTTCTGCAAAAGCAGCTGCAGCCAGTGCCGACAGTGGAGCTCCAACCAT TTTTGACAAGATCATAGCAAAGGAAATTCCTTCATCCATTGTATATGAGGATGAAAAGGTCCTAGCTTTCAGGGACATCAACCCTCAGGCTCCTGTTCATGTTTTGGTCATTCCAAAGGCCAGGGATGGATTGACAACGCTTGGGAAG GCAGAAGCCAGACATGGAGAGGTGTTGGGGCAACTTCTCTACGCTGCGAGAATAGTGGCTGAAAAGGAAGGCATCCTCGATGGATTTCGTGTTGTTATCAACAATGGTCCTGGTGCCT GTCAATCTGTCTATCATCTCCACTTGCATGTCCTGGGTGGAAGACAAATGAAATGGCCGCCCGGTTAA